AGGCTCAATCTCGCTGGTCTCCACGCAGCGACGTACGGAGTCAGCTTCGGCGGCGAGATCACCCTGCCGAGGCTGAAGCTCCAGGTGTTCCTCGGGGAGAAGACCCAGGCCGACTGCCCGGGGGCGGCGTCGTGAACCCCACCCAGCGCGTCCACCGGTTCTCCCCGGCGCCGGCGGCGGCCGGCAGCGCCCAAGCGACGCCCGCGGCAGCGCCGGGGCGCCACCGGCTGACCCGTACGATCGCCGGGACGTGGGCGTGGTTCCGCGCGTTCCGCCGCACCCGCCCGTTCTGGGGCGGCCTGTGGACCATGCTCGCCGGCGTCTGGATCATCCGGGCGATGTCGTTCGGCCCGCTGCTGGCGGTCTCGGGCGGTTGGAGCTACTCGGCCGGCTACATCCTCGGCGGTGCCCTGGTCAGCTTCGGGCTCGTGGCGTGGTTCGCGCCGCACTACCGGTCCTTGGTCGGCATCTTCGCGTTCGCCGTCGCCCTGGCCGCGTTCGTCGCCGCGAACCTCGGGGGGTACCTCGTCGGCAGCGTGCTCGGCATCGTCGGCGGCTCGATGATCTGGGCGTGGGGCGACACGACGCCGAAACCCGGCAAGCAGGCCGAGCGCCGGCCCGCAACCCCCGAGGAGTGACCCCGTGGACCGGCTGACCTCGAGCGCCGGCCGCCAGCGGGTCGTCGTTCTCACCGCGCTGGTCGGTCTGTGCGGGGCTCTCTTCCTGTGGCCGGGCACCGCCCGCTCCGGGGCTCCCGCGCAGGCGGCGGTCCCGGGCTGCCCGACCGAGCCCACCGAGGCGCTCCCTGGACTCGTCAACGGCAACGCCCTAGAGCTCGGCAACGGGACCACGATCACGCCGTGCATCCCGAACGCCCCGCTGCACCTGCGCATCGGCTACAGCGACGGCGACTCCGGCGGCGCCACCGGGAGGGGCACGGCGTTCACGACCGACAGCATCACCTTCCCCGACGGGACCTACACGATCGAGGGGACGAGCTGCGGGCCGTTGCGCAGAACCGAGGACTCGACCATCGCCATGCCCACCATCCTGGCCTTCGCCGACGGCACTCAGTCCGCCGGCCCGACGGACCGGGAGACGTACCCGAACGCCGGGGCACTGTCCTGCGGCACCCCGAGCAGCCTGTACGCCGACCAGGGCTGGTCGACGGAGGTCGACCAGAGCGACGAGGCGATGCTCGTGCACATGCGGTTGAAGAACCTGCAGATCGACCAGGACGCCTTCATGACAGTCGCGCCTCAGGGCGACCCCGCCGCACCGACGGCAACCGGCACCGGTGAGTACACGCTGACCTTCACACCGGCTGACCAGGACGACGCAGACTGGAACGTCGGCGACTCGTGCGTCTACACCGACCTGTGGCTGCGCGCCGACACCCACATCAAGGTGAACATCCTGGGCATCGAGACGACCGTGGGGCAGCTGGCCAGCGACAAGAACCTCTGGACCAAGTTCCTGGCCGAAGTTGCGTCATGGCCGCACATCCCAGGCCTGGAGCTGGACGCCTGGGTCTACTTCATGAGCATCAACAAGGGGGACGACTGCACCGGCTCCCCGACCACCCTGAACCTCCCGGACACCAACATCGAGGTCAGTCCGTGACCGGTGGCGACCGGCGGTACGGGGTGCGGTGGCGTCGTGCCACCGTGATGAACCTGGTGGGGCTGCTCCTGCTCAGCTGGATCGCCACCCTGCTGTCGTCCGGCACGACACGCGGTCTGGGCGGGCCGGACCTGGTCCTGCAGGGGAAGAAGTCACACTTCAGCACCGCCAAGCTGAGCACCACCGACGTGGGGTTCGGCCTCGTGCCGATCCAGGTGGAGACCGGCACCGGCACACAGACCCGCTACGTCCTGCGCATGGGCTTCGCGGCCGGCTCCCTGGACGGCTTCTGCCTCTCCCAGACCGAGCAGTTCCTCGGCACCGACTGGACGATCCGGGTCACCTCCCGCGACGGGCAGCTCAACGTCGCGGACGTCTCCGGCAGCAAGGTCCAGTTCGACGTCACCTCGGTGACGTCCACCGACGCTCCCAACACCAGCGGCAACGGGATCAGCCTGCGCGGCAACGTCGCCTTCGGCGCTGCGACCCAGGACGTCACCACCTGGCGGGACAGTGCTGGCAACCCCGTGGTGAATCCGCTGGACGCCCCCGCGGACCTCACCGGCATCAACGGCCGGCTCTTCGCCATCGACTCCGACGTCGGGGAGCTCTACAACGTCACCGGCGAGATCTACGACGCGGTGATCGAAGGACCGATCATGATCAAGAATCTCCTCATCGACGTCGTCCCGGGCACTGAGGAGACGGCCGGTTGCACGGCCGGTGAGATCATCTACTGAACGAGGAAACCGAGGCACGGGCCCGCACCTGAGCAGGGGAAGCCGGCGGCGTGGCACCGACACGAGGCTACGGATTCGTAAGTTACGGCTACGTACCCTACGGTGGCGTAGTGCGCTTGACCGCTCCCCCGCGCCGCCGGGGCTCACAGCTCGCCGCGCTCGCCCGGCGGATAGCCGCCGCGGCAGCTCACCCGCTCGTCCCGGAGGACTACCTCGACCTCGTCGCCCCGCTGCGCTCCGGCGCCGACCTGCGCGGCCGCGTCGTCGACGTCGTCCCGGAGACCGCGGACGCCGTCACCGTCCGGATCCGGCCCGGCCGCTCCTGGGCCGGGCATGTCGCGGGCCAGTACACCCGCATCGGCGTCGACGTGGACGGCGTGCGGTGCTGGCGGCCGTACTCGCTGACCTCCCGGTGCGCGGCACCGGACGGCCTCATCAGCATCACGGTCAAGGCGATCCCGGACGGCCGGGTGAGCGGCTACGTCCAGCGGGACCTGACCCCCGGCACGCTCGTTCACCTGGACCAGGCCACCGGCGACTTCGTGCTCGGCGCCCACCGCGGCCCGACGCTGTTCGTCACGGCCGGCTCCGGCATCACCCCCGTCATGGGCATGCTGCGCAACCATCTCGACGAGCTCGACGACGTCGTCCTCGTCCACTCCGCCCCCACCCCCGACGCCGTGGTCTTCGGCACCGAGCTCCGCCGGTGGCACGCCGCCGGCCGCCTGCGGCTCGTCGAGCGACACACCGAGCGCGACGGCCAGCTGTCCCCCGCCGACCTGGACGCCGTCGTCCCGGACTGGCGGACCCGCCAGACGTGGGCGTGCGGCCCCGTCGGCCTGCTCGACGCCCTCGAGGAGCACTGGGCCGCCGAGGAACCCGCCGGCGCGCTGCACACCGAACGCTTCCGCCCGCTCGTCCTGGCCACCGGCGAGGGCGGCGAGGTGACCTTCACCCGCACCGGCGCCGTCGTCGACGCCGACGGCGCCACCACCCTGCTGGACGCCGGTGAGGACGCCGGCGTCCTCATGCCGTCCGGGTGCCGGATGGGCATCTGCTTCGGCTGCGTCGTCCCCTTGCGCTCCGGCACCGTCCGGGACCTGCGCACCGGCGACGTCACCACCGCCACCCCGGACGACGACGTCCGGATCCAGACCTGCGTGTCGGCCGCCGCCGGCCCCTGCGAGATCGAGCTCTGAGGAGACCCGACCATGACCACCACCGCCACCCTGCCCACCGACGAGCCGGCCGACCCGACCCGCCGGGACGGCCGCACGGCGACCCGCCAGGCCCGCACCCCGGACAGCCGCCTGTCGGTGGTCACCACCGAGCGCCGGCACGTCCCGAAGCCCTCGGGCAAGCCGGACCCGACCGCGCACCTGACCGCGGTGGACGTCGAGGCGCTGGGCCGCGAGCTCGACGAGCTGCGCCGCGAGGTGATGGACTCCCGCGGCGCCAGCGACGCCGCGTACATCCGCAAGGTGATCAAGGTCCAGCGCTCGCTCGAGCTCGGCAGCCGCGCCGTCCTGCTGTTCTCCGCCCTGCCGCCGGCCTGGGTGCTCGGCACCGTGGGTCTGTCGGTGGCCAAGATCCTCGAGAACATGGAGATCGGCCACAACGTCATGCACGGGCAGTGGGACTGGATGCGCGACCCCCGGATCCACTCCCAGGCGTGGGAGTGGGACAACGCCTCGCCGTCGGAGCTGTGGAAGCACAGCCACAACGAGCTGCACCACACGTTCACCAACGTCCTGGGCCGGGACAACGACCTCGGCTACGGGATCATGCGCGTCGACGAGGACCAGCGCTGGGTGCCGATGTACCTCGGACAGCCGCTGTGGAACTTCGTCAACGCGTGCGTCTTCGAGTACGGCATCGCCGCCTACGACCTCGAGCTCGGCAAGCACCTGCGCGACGGCACGACCGACGACCCCGGCTTCCGGGCGAACGCCCGCAAGGTGCTGCGCAAGATCCGCGGCCAGGTGACCAGGGACTACGTCGTCCACCCGCTGCTGTCCGGGCCGTCGTTCCTGCACACCGTCGCCGCCAACCTCACCGCCAACGTGGTGCGCAACCTCTGGACGCACTCGGTGATCATGTGCGGGCACTTCCCCGCGGGGGTCGAGACCTTCGCCACGCAGTCCATCGAGGGCGAGACCCGCGGCGACTGGTACCTGCGGCAGATGCTCGGCTCGGCGAACATCCACGGCAGCAGGGCGATGCACATCATGACCGGGAACCTGTCGCACCAGATCGAGCACCACCTGTTCCCGGACATGCCGAGCAACCGGTACGCCGAGATCGCGCCGCGGATCCGGGAGATCTGCGCCCGCTACGGGCTGAGCTACACCACCGGCAACCTGCCGCAGCAGGTCGCCTCCGCGTGGGGGCAGGTCATCCGGCTGTCGCTGCCCAACGACGTCCGCCCGAGCCAGGCCCCGGTCGCCGGGCTGCGGGCGGTCGCCCGGACCGTGCGCCGGCGGCTGCGGCGCGGGTGACCGCCCCTCGCCGCACCACGACCCCCGCCGGGTAGCCCGGCGGTCAGCGCGACCGGCGGCGGGCGGCCAGCACCCGGGCCGCGCAGGTGGCCACAACGAGCGCCTCGTGGGCCCGCGCGTCGTCCGGCCGGTGGCCGAGCAGCTCCTCGATCCGGGCCAGCCGCTGGTACAGGGACTGGCGCTGCAGGTGGAGCTCGGCGGCGGTCCGCGTCGGCGAGCACCCGCGGCGCAGGTAGGCGTCCAGGGTCGCGACCAGGGCGGTGCCGTGCGCCCGGTCCCAGGCGGAGAGCGGGCCGAGGGTGTCCGCGGCGAACCGCTCCAGGCCCGCGTCGTCGAGGCGGCCGAGCAGCCGGGGCAGCG
This DNA window, taken from Kineosporiaceae bacterium SCSIO 59966, encodes the following:
- a CDS encoding acyl-CoA desaturase; translated protein: MTTTATLPTDEPADPTRRDGRTATRQARTPDSRLSVVTTERRHVPKPSGKPDPTAHLTAVDVEALGRELDELRREVMDSRGASDAAYIRKVIKVQRSLELGSRAVLLFSALPPAWVLGTVGLSVAKILENMEIGHNVMHGQWDWMRDPRIHSQAWEWDNASPSELWKHSHNELHHTFTNVLGRDNDLGYGIMRVDEDQRWVPMYLGQPLWNFVNACVFEYGIAAYDLELGKHLRDGTTDDPGFRANARKVLRKIRGQVTRDYVVHPLLSGPSFLHTVAANLTANVVRNLWTHSVIMCGHFPAGVETFATQSIEGETRGDWYLRQMLGSANIHGSRAMHIMTGNLSHQIEHHLFPDMPSNRYAEIAPRIREICARYGLSYTTGNLPQQVASAWGQVIRLSLPNDVRPSQAPVAGLRAVARTVRRRLRRG
- a CDS encoding ferredoxin reductase, which gives rise to MRLTAPPRRRGSQLAALARRIAAAAAHPLVPEDYLDLVAPLRSGADLRGRVVDVVPETADAVTVRIRPGRSWAGHVAGQYTRIGVDVDGVRCWRPYSLTSRCAAPDGLISITVKAIPDGRVSGYVQRDLTPGTLVHLDQATGDFVLGAHRGPTLFVTAGSGITPVMGMLRNHLDELDDVVLVHSAPTPDAVVFGTELRRWHAAGRLRLVERHTERDGQLSPADLDAVVPDWRTRQTWACGPVGLLDALEEHWAAEEPAGALHTERFRPLVLATGEGGEVTFTRTGAVVDADGATTLLDAGEDAGVLMPSGCRMGICFGCVVPLRSGTVRDLRTGDVTTATPDDDVRIQTCVSAAAGPCEIEL